A stretch of the Polyangiaceae bacterium genome encodes the following:
- a CDS encoding thrombospondin type 3 repeat-containing protein → MSRYALLLLGTLALGGCAVEVAPDEPDGPEPHEETATVQSALSVSQALSSGCSTSVVEGLSKQIIAEMNCINPNALKAVPSRPNLIKNYSHVFMYMQPAAVDSLVKALDANPSKTLHISSMLRTLPQQWLLYHWYKAGKCGIPLAATPGNSNHEGGTAFDTGDYSTWKTALTAKSFQWYGSSDVYHYTYVGGGTVNLKGKDVLAFQRLWNLNHPEDKIAEDGEFGTQTDTRLGKSPTEGFAKGPTCSEPKDTDGDGVTDTKDNCPGTKNAGQEDLDKDGKGDACDDDDDGDGVADTKDNCPKDDNADQADCDQDGKGDACDANSNCGSGGAAGAAGAAGAAGAAGAAGGGGAAGGAGSGGGISASGGSAAGGSGGSGQTTKTFADSGEEGSCSVSGPVRQSDPAWLLLGLGVAFVRRRSCTNAK, encoded by the coding sequence ATGAGCCGCTACGCCCTGCTCCTGCTCGGCACGCTCGCGCTCGGCGGCTGCGCCGTCGAGGTCGCACCCGACGAGCCCGACGGCCCCGAGCCCCACGAGGAGACCGCGACCGTCCAGAGCGCACTCAGCGTGTCGCAAGCGCTGTCGAGCGGCTGCTCCACCTCGGTGGTCGAGGGCCTCTCAAAGCAGATCATCGCGGAGATGAACTGCATCAACCCGAACGCGCTGAAGGCCGTGCCCTCGCGGCCGAACCTGATCAAGAACTACAGCCACGTGTTCATGTACATGCAGCCGGCGGCGGTGGACTCGCTAGTCAAGGCGCTGGACGCGAACCCGAGCAAGACCCTGCACATCAGCAGCATGCTGCGCACCTTGCCCCAGCAGTGGCTGCTCTATCACTGGTACAAGGCGGGGAAGTGCGGCATTCCGCTGGCCGCGACGCCGGGCAACTCGAACCACGAGGGCGGCACGGCCTTCGACACCGGCGACTACTCGACCTGGAAGACCGCGCTCACCGCCAAGAGCTTCCAGTGGTACGGCTCGAGCGACGTCTACCACTACACTTACGTCGGCGGTGGCACGGTCAACCTGAAGGGCAAGGACGTGCTCGCGTTCCAGAGGCTCTGGAACCTGAACCACCCGGAGGACAAGATCGCCGAGGACGGCGAGTTCGGCACGCAGACCGACACCCGCCTGGGCAAGAGCCCGACGGAGGGCTTCGCGAAGGGGCCGACCTGCTCCGAGCCCAAGGACACGGACGGCGACGGCGTCACGGACACCAAGGACAACTGCCCGGGAACGAAGAACGCTGGGCAGGAGGATCTGGACAAAGACGGCAAGGGAGACGCCTGCGACGACGATGACGACGGCGACGGCGTCGCGGACACGAAGGACAACTGTCCGAAGGACGACAACGCGGACCAGGCGGACTGTGATCAGGACGGCAAAGGCGACGCCTGCGATGCGAACAGCAACTGCGGCAGCGGCGGCGCGGCGGGTGCGGCTGGCGCAGCGGGTGCGGCCGGAGCGGCAGGCGCCGCGGGCGGAGGCGGCGCGGCGGGCGGAGCGGGGAGCGGCGGCGGGATCAGCGCGTCCGGCGGAAGCGCAGCCGGCGGCAGCGGCGGCAGCGGGCAGACCACCAAGACCTTCGCCGACAGCGGTGAAGAAGGCAGCTGCAGCGTGAGCGGTCCCGTTCGCCAGAGCGATCCGGCCTGGCTGTTGCTCGGCCTCGGCGTCGCGTTCGTGCGGCGGCGTTCGTGCACGAACGCGAAGTGA
- a CDS encoding thrombospondin type 3 repeat-containing protein, with product MTLWVRFGTLLVALFAVACQAGPVGNEEPILEVQQAVSAPLAKAYCSIPVTGAGTKNMEEDYLPHVIQCENGGANLEALKAQAISARSVAYYAMATKGSICDGQGCQVYSCGATPSAKHKQAVKETAGMYLSFGGMLTYGFYVSGDNNTSAPSCKGSSSHAMEKYVTYNQGLTGTSVKQTSLGYIGPPGYGQNRGCMSQWGARCLEANKSYDYKQILQFYYGADIKILTAAGSCVAPADTDGDGVTDDKDNCPSAKNAAQTDTDKDGKGDACDTDDDGDGVADTTDNCPLVANKAQTDSDKDGKGDACDTDDDGDGVADASDNCPSAANANQSDLDQDGEGDACDADDDDDGVNDTADNCPADANADQADADDDGAGDVCDASSGTGGAGGTGTGGSSGSSGSGASGGSSGGAGSGGSGGSGTAGGGQQTKVMESDEASGCSTSPAPRGLGFGALGLCLALGLLTRRRAAR from the coding sequence ATGACGCTCTGGGTGCGCTTCGGGACTTTGCTGGTGGCTCTCTTCGCGGTCGCTTGCCAGGCGGGGCCGGTCGGCAACGAGGAGCCCATCCTGGAGGTGCAGCAGGCGGTCAGCGCGCCCCTCGCCAAGGCCTACTGCTCGATCCCGGTGACCGGCGCCGGCACGAAGAACATGGAGGAGGACTACCTCCCCCACGTCATCCAGTGCGAGAACGGCGGCGCGAACCTCGAAGCCCTGAAGGCGCAGGCCATCTCTGCCCGCTCCGTCGCTTACTACGCGATGGCCACCAAGGGATCCATCTGCGACGGCCAAGGCTGCCAGGTCTACAGCTGCGGTGCGACGCCCAGCGCCAAGCACAAGCAAGCGGTGAAGGAGACCGCCGGCATGTACCTCTCCTTCGGCGGAATGCTCACCTACGGCTTCTACGTGAGCGGCGACAACAACACCTCCGCGCCGAGCTGCAAGGGCAGCTCGAGCCACGCGATGGAGAAGTACGTCACGTACAACCAGGGGCTGACCGGCACCAGCGTCAAGCAGACCTCTCTCGGCTACATCGGGCCGCCCGGCTACGGCCAGAACCGCGGCTGCATGAGCCAGTGGGGCGCGCGCTGCCTCGAGGCCAACAAGAGCTACGACTACAAGCAGATCCTCCAATTCTATTACGGCGCTGACATCAAGATCCTGACCGCCGCTGGCTCGTGCGTGGCCCCCGCCGACACGGACGGCGACGGCGTCACCGACGACAAGGACAACTGCCCGAGCGCCAAGAACGCGGCGCAGACCGACACCGACAAAGACGGCAAGGGCGACGCCTGCGACACCGACGACGACGGGGACGGCGTGGCGGACACGACGGACAACTGCCCGCTCGTGGCCAACAAGGCCCAGACCGACTCGGACAAGGACGGCAAGGGCGACGCCTGCGACACCGACGACGACGGCGACGGCGTGGCCGATGCCTCGGACAACTGCCCGAGCGCAGCCAACGCGAACCAGAGCGATCTGGACCAGGACGGCGAAGGCGACGCCTGCGACGCCGATGACGACGACGACGGCGTGAACGACACCGCCGACAACTGCCCGGCAGACGCGAACGCGGATCAGGCGGACGCGGACGACGACGGCGCGGGCGACGTCTGCGATGCGTCGAGCGGTACCGGCGGTGCCGGCGGGACGGGTACGGGCGGCTCGAGCGGCTCGAGCGGTTCCGGAGCGTCCGGCGGCTCGAGCGGCGGCGCTGGCTCGGGCGGCAGCGGCGGCTCCGGCACGGCCGGCGGCGGCCAGCAGACCAAGGTCATGGAGAGCGACGAGGCCAGCGGGTGCAGCACGAGCCCCGCGCCGCGCGGCCTCGGCTTCGGCGCGCTTGGCCTCTGCCTGGCGCTCGGCCTGCTCACTCGCCGGAGAGCCGCGCGATGA
- a CDS encoding NmrA/HSCARG family protein has product MSKKIIAVIGATGAQGGSLVRAIVKRGDFAARAITRKADGDKAQELRKLGAEVVAADLDDAASLEKAFAGAHGAFTVTSFWEHMSPEKELAQARNLAQAASRAKVSHVIWSTLEDTRKLVPLSDSRMPTLKEKYKVPHFDAKGEADQYFRDAGVPTTFLLTSFYWDNLIYFGMAPKKGDDGKYGFVLPMGGKKLPGIAAEDIGKCAYGVFNKGSELIGKYVGIAGDHLTGAQMAAALGKALGKEVVHRDVPPEVYRTFPFPGADDLGNMFQYKADFEKEFCGARDLAASRALNPELQTFAAWLEQNASRIPTE; this is encoded by the coding sequence ATGAGCAAGAAGATCATCGCGGTCATCGGAGCTACGGGTGCGCAGGGCGGGAGCCTGGTGCGCGCCATCGTCAAGCGCGGGGACTTTGCGGCCCGTGCCATCACCCGCAAGGCCGACGGGGACAAAGCCCAAGAGCTCCGGAAGCTCGGGGCCGAGGTCGTCGCGGCGGACTTGGACGACGCGGCGAGCTTGGAAAAGGCGTTCGCGGGCGCGCACGGCGCGTTCACGGTGACCAGCTTCTGGGAGCACATGTCGCCCGAGAAGGAGCTGGCCCAGGCGAGGAACCTGGCGCAGGCGGCCAGCCGCGCCAAGGTCTCGCACGTGATCTGGTCCACCCTCGAGGACACGCGCAAGCTGGTGCCGCTCTCGGACTCGCGCATGCCGACGCTGAAGGAGAAGTACAAGGTCCCGCACTTCGACGCGAAGGGCGAGGCCGACCAGTACTTCCGCGACGCCGGCGTGCCGACCACGTTTCTGCTCACCTCGTTCTACTGGGACAACCTGATCTACTTCGGCATGGCTCCGAAGAAGGGCGACGACGGCAAGTACGGATTCGTCCTGCCGATGGGTGGCAAGAAGCTGCCCGGCATCGCCGCCGAGGACATCGGCAAGTGCGCCTACGGGGTGTTCAACAAGGGCAGTGAGCTCATCGGCAAATACGTCGGCATCGCCGGCGATCACTTGACCGGAGCGCAGATGGCCGCTGCCCTGGGCAAGGCCCTGGGCAAGGAGGTCGTGCACCGCGACGTGCCGCCGGAGGTCTACCGCACGTTCCCGTTCCCCGGCGCCGACGACCTCGGGAACATGTTCCAGTACAAGGCGGACTTCGAGAAGGAGTTCTGCGGGGCGCGGGACCTTGCCGCCTCGCGCGCGCTGAACCCGGAGCTCCAGACCTTCGCGGCCTGGCTCGAGCAGAACGCCTCGCGCATCCCGACCGAGTGA
- a CDS encoding sodium:solute symporter family protein yields MSPVVWGIAGYVALNLAVGFFASRRVASEEDFFVAGRRLGYPIAIFSIFATWFGAETCVGAAGSVHAGGVFSSPADPFGYSLCLLVMGVFFARLLWARKMTTLGDLFRERFSPRVEKLAVLLMVPSSLLWGAAQIRAFGQVLSVASGITSVTAITIAAVVAVVYTGFGGLLADAATDFVQGVVLIIGLVILGGVVVSHLGGVGPALAAIEPGRLSPFPSELSGWKIAESWVTPVLGSVFAQEVVSRIIACRSPQVARRSTLAAAGIYLSVGSIPIFIGLLGPQLAPGLADPEHLLPVVAQKHLATVLYVVFIGAVVSAILSTVDSTLLVAASLVAHNIAVPLSGKSSEAAKLAFARVSLVVMGVCTWALALGGQSVAGLVEEASAFGGAGFFVVLVFGLHTQLGGPRTAALGLVSGALSYVTGEHVFHVQAPFLLSLAVSGGVYLCGAWVGRKR; encoded by the coding sequence ATGAGCCCGGTGGTCTGGGGCATCGCGGGCTACGTCGCGCTGAACCTGGCTGTAGGCTTCTTCGCGTCCCGGCGCGTGGCGAGCGAAGAGGACTTCTTCGTCGCCGGCCGTCGGCTCGGCTACCCCATCGCCATCTTCAGCATCTTCGCCACCTGGTTCGGCGCGGAGACTTGCGTCGGCGCGGCTGGCTCGGTGCACGCGGGCGGGGTGTTCTCGAGCCCGGCGGACCCGTTCGGCTACTCGCTGTGCCTGCTGGTGATGGGCGTCTTCTTCGCGCGTCTGCTCTGGGCGCGGAAGATGACCACTCTCGGCGACCTGTTCCGCGAGCGCTTCTCGCCGCGCGTGGAGAAGCTGGCCGTGCTCCTCATGGTGCCGTCGAGCCTACTCTGGGGCGCCGCGCAGATCCGGGCCTTCGGTCAGGTGTTGAGCGTCGCGTCCGGCATCACCTCCGTCACGGCGATCACCATCGCTGCCGTGGTCGCCGTCGTGTACACCGGCTTCGGCGGTCTGCTCGCCGACGCCGCGACGGACTTCGTGCAGGGGGTCGTCCTGATCATCGGCCTCGTGATCTTGGGAGGCGTCGTCGTCTCGCACCTGGGCGGGGTCGGTCCGGCGCTCGCCGCCATCGAGCCGGGTCGCCTGTCGCCGTTTCCCAGTGAGCTGAGCGGGTGGAAGATCGCGGAATCCTGGGTCACGCCGGTGCTCGGGTCGGTGTTCGCGCAGGAGGTCGTCAGCCGCATCATCGCCTGCCGCTCTCCGCAGGTCGCGCGGCGCTCTACTCTCGCAGCCGCGGGAATCTACCTGTCAGTGGGCTCGATCCCGATCTTCATCGGCCTGCTCGGTCCGCAGCTGGCGCCGGGCCTGGCCGACCCGGAGCACCTCTTGCCGGTCGTCGCGCAGAAGCACCTCGCGACCGTGCTCTACGTGGTCTTCATCGGCGCGGTCGTGTCCGCCATCTTGTCCACGGTGGACAGCACCCTGCTCGTCGCGGCATCCCTGGTCGCCCACAACATTGCGGTACCGCTCTCGGGGAAGAGCAGCGAGGCCGCGAAGCTCGCCTTCGCGCGCGTCTCGCTGGTAGTCATGGGAGTCTGCACGTGGGCGCTCGCGCTGGGCGGACAGAGCGTCGCCGGCCTGGTCGAGGAGGCGTCGGCCTTCGGCGGCGCCGGGTTCTTCGTCGTGCTGGTGTTCGGGCTCCACACCCAGCTCGGCGGGCCGCGCACGGCGGCGTTGGGCTTGGTCAGCGGCGCCCTGAGCTACGTCACCGGCGAGCACGTCTTCCACGTTCAGGCGCCGTTCCTGCTCTCGCTCGCGGTCTCGGGCGGGGTCTACCTGTGCGGCGCCTGGGTCGGGCGAAAGCGCTGA
- a CDS encoding FHA domain-containing protein codes for MAMLVYSAPGEQDRQFELGARTVIGRHPGCQVQILDGLVSKEHCEIVARDRSHWIRDLGTTNGTWVNGVRLLTERRLEHLDEISAARARLLFLDPGAALRRSPTGDPYRKAARAPSEQPPPRPDVGDLPSLRRFYALVRMLCAESNLKQLASDASHGLLTLCDVDWAVLCVRDASGAFTELARAGREKPPDVSAPYPALFDVAANARAPTFQLAHDRVLQLVVPLVHADTVKGVFWVGMASTTEISPVLEVLSSYGAFVAVALRALDGG; via the coding sequence ATGGCCATGCTCGTGTACTCGGCGCCCGGGGAGCAGGACCGGCAGTTCGAGCTCGGCGCGCGTACGGTGATTGGGCGACACCCCGGCTGCCAGGTCCAGATTCTGGACGGGCTCGTGTCCAAGGAGCACTGCGAGATCGTGGCCCGCGATCGCAGCCACTGGATCCGCGACCTGGGCACCACCAACGGCACCTGGGTCAACGGCGTGCGCCTGCTGACCGAGCGGAGGCTCGAGCACCTGGACGAGATCAGCGCCGCCCGCGCGCGCTTGCTGTTCCTCGATCCGGGCGCGGCGCTGCGCCGCTCGCCGACCGGCGATCCCTACCGGAAGGCCGCCAGAGCCCCCTCGGAGCAGCCGCCGCCGCGACCAGACGTGGGCGACCTGCCGAGCCTGCGGCGCTTCTACGCCTTGGTCCGCATGTTGTGCGCGGAGTCGAATTTGAAGCAGCTCGCCTCCGACGCGAGCCACGGGCTGCTCACGCTGTGCGACGTGGACTGGGCGGTGCTCTGCGTGCGCGACGCCTCTGGAGCCTTCACCGAGCTGGCGCGCGCTGGCCGCGAGAAGCCGCCGGACGTGTCGGCGCCGTATCCCGCTCTGTTCGACGTGGCCGCGAACGCTCGCGCACCGACCTTCCAACTCGCGCACGACCGCGTGCTGCAGCTGGTCGTGCCGCTGGTGCACGCGGACACGGTGAAGGGCGTCTTCTGGGTCGGCATGGCGAGCACCACCGAAATCTCACCCGTGCTCGAGGTGCTGAGCAGCTACGGCGCGTTCGTCGCGGTGGCGCTCCGGGCGCTGGACGGCGGCTGA
- a CDS encoding protein kinase, with the protein MSTELVPGSIFASDYRVVRPLSSGGMGSLWVVEQLSTGAPRALKLMRRELVTSPRLRERFEQEARIGARVPSDHVVSVHAAGIDAATGFPFLVMELLEGQDLWSASPQSAPWAPEDVCEIFEQLCHGLSAAHQLGIVHRDIKPENVFLAGPRRAGVRFFVKILDFGIAKIAAGAVDTPTAAVGTPMWMAPEQARDSVQVSPATDVWALGLLAFWMLTGRSYLRSANETRIDFGRLLMEILHDELVPASARAAELGAPGSIPVGFDAWFSRVVARNPSDRFPDAGAAFEALAPVLRSARAGAAPTQLAPTQAGTSGAADQGTQLGPPPSPSAFGPPPRTQVDPLPAAAEPRSPAPTAPAPGRRALLAGAGALLLALLVAAIWLALSNVGRAPPAAAAASASAREPVGLSSEQLQGVVSRRTRELASCGREVQERTRAELELVVSPAGEVAHARVAVGDPGADVEKCLIEQVTAWRFPRSGKETTVRVPVVFSVQKSKGISKDPYRSCDPPYRVDQAGVKRMKPECL; encoded by the coding sequence GTGAGCACGGAGCTGGTTCCAGGCTCGATCTTCGCGTCGGACTACCGGGTTGTCCGCCCGCTGTCGTCGGGTGGCATGGGATCGCTCTGGGTCGTGGAGCAGCTCAGCACGGGCGCGCCGCGCGCGCTGAAGCTGATGCGCCGCGAGCTGGTCACATCGCCGAGGCTTCGCGAGCGCTTCGAGCAGGAGGCGCGGATCGGGGCGCGAGTTCCGAGCGATCACGTGGTGTCGGTGCATGCCGCCGGCATCGACGCAGCGACCGGGTTTCCGTTCCTGGTGATGGAGCTGCTCGAGGGGCAAGACCTGTGGAGCGCATCGCCCCAGAGCGCGCCTTGGGCACCGGAGGACGTGTGCGAGATCTTCGAGCAGCTCTGTCATGGGCTCTCGGCGGCCCACCAGCTCGGCATCGTTCACCGCGACATCAAGCCGGAGAACGTGTTCCTGGCCGGACCCCGCCGAGCCGGGGTGCGCTTCTTCGTCAAGATCTTGGACTTCGGCATCGCCAAGATCGCAGCGGGGGCAGTGGACACGCCCACCGCGGCGGTGGGGACGCCGATGTGGATGGCGCCGGAGCAGGCGCGGGACTCCGTCCAGGTCTCGCCTGCCACGGACGTGTGGGCGCTCGGCTTGCTCGCGTTCTGGATGCTGACCGGTCGCTCGTATCTGCGGTCCGCGAACGAGACCCGCATCGACTTCGGCCGGCTCCTGATGGAGATACTCCACGATGAGCTCGTGCCCGCGTCCGCGCGCGCCGCCGAGCTGGGTGCTCCGGGCTCGATCCCAGTGGGCTTCGACGCCTGGTTCTCGCGCGTCGTGGCACGCAACCCGTCGGATCGCTTCCCCGACGCAGGCGCCGCTTTCGAGGCGCTCGCGCCGGTGCTGCGCTCGGCGCGCGCGGGCGCCGCACCAACCCAGCTCGCGCCCACCCAGGCCGGCACCTCCGGCGCCGCAGACCAGGGCACCCAACTGGGGCCGCCTCCCTCGCCCTCCGCGTTCGGTCCACCTCCGCGCACACAGGTGGATCCGCTCCCAGCCGCGGCAGAGCCCCGATCCCCGGCGCCAACGGCCCCGGCCCCGGGTCGCCGAGCGTTGCTGGCAGGCGCGGGCGCGCTGCTGCTCGCGTTGCTCGTCGCAGCCATCTGGCTCGCGCTGAGCAACGTCGGACGAGCCCCGCCGGCCGCCGCGGCCGCGAGCGCGAGCGCGAGGGAGCCCGTCGGCCTCTCGTCGGAGCAGCTCCAGGGCGTGGTCTCCCGCCGCACTCGCGAGCTCGCGTCCTGCGGCCGCGAGGTCCAAGAGAGGACCCGGGCCGAGCTGGAGCTCGTGGTCAGTCCGGCGGGCGAGGTCGCGCACGCGCGGGTGGCGGTGGGCGATCCAGGTGCTGACGTCGAGAAGTGCCTGATCGAGCAGGTGACGGCCTGGCGCTTCCCGCGCAGCGGCAAGGAAACGACGGTGCGCGTTCCGGTGGTCTTCTCGGTGCAGAAGTCCAAGGGCATCTCGAAAGACCCATACCGGAGCTGCGATCCTCCCTACCGGGTGGACCAGGCTGGAGTGAAGCGGATGAAGCCCGAGTGC